Proteins from one Erpetoichthys calabaricus chromosome 11, fErpCal1.3, whole genome shotgun sequence genomic window:
- the LOC114642385 gene encoding proline-rich protein 12-like isoform X1, protein MDRNYPAPGFGDLSAGAGWSYERSPKASLVYGSSRSSHPDTDILHRQAYATPHPLQGYATNHHPAGLSGLFETGLHHAGTGAPDASVMNLISALESRGPQPGPSASSLLSQFRTPSWQTAMHTPAPAELFISGALPGSGTFPSSSALSAYQHPASFTGRSFPGVTSSLSLQDATTFSPTSNGLLSPHDPLLHIKTPPQASALGFDRLLSSQGTAYRGGQDTAPPPPPHPPPPPPAPSRHLPPPQFNLLSSQLQDQPSQLYNTSVFSTAPPPSSSIERAIPRQDSVIKHYQRPSASQSQLSTSAAHSLQHYLSCGAASYQQMSQHHHRSSLSCSPLGDQSPVGSGGTPSTNNSDQQQQQSKSNQQARQDQQAYRPIIQPSPAYSSGGGGGSVSSVSNSGGGAGKTKGGGGGYSSSGGSRHTPTSSSSSSSSAGRPSAAQAASKSCQSVTGYGSPASVKTGSVISSQTPPQQATTQASAYSPGQPPSSQQALLSQQSYAQGFGSPQAQDLTGGTGGAGAGGGSKGYGSLGAGQGFNTDVYGGVQPESGYSSLPASLGAGSPSLGYGATGHSPALSGSLVVGGGSSGGSGGSSGSGAGSSAGSGGFPSHLPDSSPSPSGSTHGAIIRPSLQSPGSSRATQPSQSPGNGVPSQKYLTSVLSPSFLGSPPTFQDSRARSVGGPPYHSSKSKAESDLLAVATSVDRPEDEDDDDFLIQHLLQSQSPPPPTPQSASQQAAQQQVPPPSVPSDCSEDSVAAAKGLVYEMSKSSEERYQLQSVIRTNSANNGPLPGTGASNSANPSLERQLELSLHHQSLKDKKKERGGRPTDQDSLASVVHYSRTDPYNTQELKKAQNDQLLQQQGKSDLFLRKTPDQHAPRLVPDTQSAGLDSHTIQQQQGAAMSLLDSSPDHQGASQAPPNSHLLQSVLAHTPRKAMEQHPLSQHHHLIEAQRLGGMGTPGAGGGDSQSPTSQLQLQLQSQALEAQLHIHVRGQPQQSSSQAMDSRSQSIESQLLDHSHSISQPPNGEGAEDHHRHHHGRHHRPPHGLHGLHHQRSPQEVMQGEGMRPPSHQDLQTFLGESDLSLSAHHNPHSQHHHQQHHHHHHLQPHHHPPQTHHHQMGPQPSSDADRMVDSSQQVPQTQMDTSKDHQFDPSSPPGSKQQAQPQQRFVPLTSICFPDSLLQDEDRSFFPGMEDMFCGPSDDYSKSSCAGGGAGGPVGDPSGDGVTTGDSGGDVDVGRRAGPDGVVDQVKSSSGYDMMSHTGPGGYGPPYCQAMAGPDSGNGHHHSTMHLDLDSLKQHELPSTVNTEQLGLIQSQPTSSSGLGIGGSGAEPSVSKHMSTTPGLTSPIFCSSRPKKLLKTSSFHLLKRRDPQSQPPPKKTYAQEYEFEDDEDKADVPADIRLNSRRLPDLLPDLISSCRKSGGRGSLSPMMGDLDFCNSQNYHHLQPPITDGPKKRGRKPTKPKREGPPRPRGRPRIRPLPLTPVGTMGGVGEIKKPRGRGRGRGKKEEIVGAVVSDQAKMEPLKPLKIKLALPKPTDEQHPLVHSDPLSGSDPSLSDNSAAAAAALGLSPGPGLDLNRTQEKIKLKVQEVEEKQPEMKSGFMASFLDFLKSGKRQQLPSSGSASPGKGGRPSPSGQQAGGAPFGSPPVLSAGGLDSSEGDSLGLNCPSPCKRLDEELKRNLETLPSFSSDEEDSVSKNQDLQKSISSAISALYDHPQLTSVTATPASAPNPPTTSASTDAVSEPSSAASNSPEPQDSPESDAPEEPATITTNVCCENRDSKAIPEETVENEPPEPNNTPIPEQPPAPSPPPPALEDSESPPSPHDSVPELPPAEAEPSPQTPEESPDSRPLHLAKKQDTAAICGESEDEEAESGGEGIFRERDEFVVRVEDIQTLKLALQTGREPPPIWRVQKALLQKFTPEIKDGQRQFCATSNYLGYFGDAKNRYQRLYVKFLENVNKKDYVRVCSRKPWHRPLQSLREKEAPVPLSAASYRIRRQNQPKTPGPSKTMTPPKVEREVKTEREEKEKEKEKEHPETDRPNPRERLERDKERLDKRERPQEKEKPEKKTLEKAEKKIEKNEKKGEKPEKKGGERSEKKPREATERERPERAERKPAERPEKKQTTTDRSEKTERQVGLRAKQAKQPKVKAEPPPKKRKKWLKEVPSSSDSESSAEQPSEEEERLPAGRGLNTRAMKEMFRSYVEMLVSTALDPDMIQALEDTNDELYLPPMRKIDNILNEHKRKVLRRISLSPSLQEALHSFPQLSMDPVDSTTVKVRLGGEPYNRKTLNKLRKNVHKPQDFKLGVENCKLYSLYHGLHHYKYHTFLRCKKETDCIEQQAEDPGQEEVVQQCMANHRWLETLFESFSELLTHTSQACA, encoded by the exons CCTGGTGTATGGAAGTTCTCGATCCTCCCATCCAGACACAGACATCCTCCACCGACAGGCCTATGCGACACCACACCCTCTCCAGGGCTATGCAACTAATCACCATCCTGCAG GCCTCTCAGGTTTGTTTGAGACTGGTTTGCACCACGCTGGAACTGGGGCCCCTGATGCCTCTGTAATGAACCTCATTTCTGCTCTCGAGTCCAGAGGACCTCAGCCAGGTCCCTCGGCATCCTCCCTTCTTTCTCAGTTCAGGACACCTTCCTGGCAGACTg CCATGCATACCCCTGCTCCTGCTGAACTTTTTATCTCTGGTGCACTTCCTGGTTCTGGAACATTCCCTTCTTCTTCAGCTTTGTCAGCTTATCAACATCCAGCATCATTCACTGGCAGAAGTTTTCCGGGTGTGACATCCTCACTGTCACTGCAAGATGCCACCACATTCAGTCCTACTTCCAATGGTCTGTTGTCACCACATGACCCACTTCTTCACATTAAAACCCCGCCACAGGCGTCAGCGCTAGGTTTTGACAGGCTTTTGTCCTCACAAGGCACTGCTTACAGGGGAGGTCAGGACACTGCACCTCCACCTCCCCCacatcctcctcctccacctcctgcACCATCTCGACATCTTCCTCCACCCCAGTTCAACTTGCTTTCTTCCCAGTTGCAGGATCAGCCTTCACAGTTATATAATACCTCTGTCTTCTCCACTGCTCCACCACCAAGTTCTAGTATAGAGCGGGCCATTCCCCGACAAGATAGCGTGATAAAGCACTACCAGCGGCCATCTGCATCTCAGTCCCAACTGTCCACATCAGCTGCCCACTCTCTTCAGCACTACTTAAGTTGTGGTGCTGCCAGCTATCAGCAGATGTCACAGCACCATCACCGGTCCAGCCTGTCCTGCAGCCCACTTGGTGACCAAAGTCCTGTAGGGAGTGGTGGAACACCCAGCACCAACAACTCTGATCAACAGCAGCAACAATCAAAGTCTAACCAGCAGGCACGCCAAGACCAACAAGCCTACAGACCTATCATCCAGCCATCCCCTGCTTACAGCTCTGGTGGAGGAGGTGGATCAGTGTCCAGTGTGTCAAATAGTGGTGGGGGTGCAGGAAAGACGAAAGGTGGTGGTGGGGGCTACTCCTCTTCTGGGGGTTCACGGCACACTCCCACCTCTTCCTCATCTTCATCATCTTCTGCAGGTCGTCCTTCTGCTGCTCAGGCCGCCAGTAAGTCGTGCCAAAGTGTCACAGGATATGGCTCGCCAGCTAGTGTCAAGACAGGGTCTGTAATTTCCAGCCAGACCCCACCACAGCAGGCTACTACACAGGCCTCTGCATACTCTCCGGGTCAACCACCCTCATCCCAACAAGCTCTGTTATCCCAGCAAAGCTATGCTCAAGGATTTGGGTCTCCACAAGCTCAAGATCTTACAGGTGGTACTGGAGGTGCAGGAGCTGGTGGTGGTAGTAAGGGTTATGGCAGTTTGGGTGCAGGACAAGGTTTTAATACAGACGTTTATGGGGGAGTACAGCCAGAGTCTGGCTACTCCAGTTTACCGGCATCTTTAGGTGCAGGGAGTCCTTCATTGGGTTATGGTGCTACTGGGCACTCTCCAGCTCTTTCTGGTAGTCTTGTAGTTGGCGGAGGCTCATCTGGTGGCTCTGGAGGTAGCTCTGGTTCAGGAGCAGGAAGCAGTGCTGGCTCAGGTGGGTTTCCTTCTCACCTTCCAGACTCTAGTCCTTCTCCGTCAGGATCTACTCATGGTGCAATCATTCGTCCCAGCCTGCAGTCACCAGGTAGCAGTCGGGCAACACAGCCTTCGCAATCACCCGGAAATGGAGTGCCatcccaaaaatatttaacatcagTACTGTCGCCTTCCTTTTTGGGATCACCACCAACCTTCCAAGATTCCAGGGCCCGTAGTGTTGGTGGACCCCCATATCATAGCTCAAAATCTAAAGCTGAGTCTGACCTACTAGCTGTAGCAACTTCTGTGGATAGACCcgaagatgaagatgatgatgacttCCTGATTCAGCACCTCCTTCAATCGCAGAGCCCACCACCTCCTACCCCACAGTCAGCCAGTCAGCAAGCCGCCCAGCAGCAGGTCCCACCTCCTAGTGTGCCATCTGACTGTTCAGAGGACAGTGTAGCAGCTGCAAAGGGTCTGGTTTATGAGATGAGCAAGTCAAGTGAGGAGAGATATCAATTGCAAAGTGTAATTCGTACCAACAGCGCCAACAATGGGCCTCTGCCTGGTACTGGAGCAAGCAACTCTGCTAACCCCTCATTAGAAAGGCAGTTGGAGTTGTCTCTGCACCATCAAAGTctaaaagataagaaaaaagagAGGGGTGGTCGGCCCACTGACCAGGACTCTTTAGCTTCAGTAGTGCACTATAGCCGCACTGACCCATACAATACTCAGGAATTGAAAAAAGCTCAGAATGACCAACTGTTACAGCAGCAAGGAAAATCGGATCTCTTTCTACGTAAAACTCCAGACCAGCATGCCCCTAGGCTTGTCCCTGACACTCAGTCTGCGGGTCTAGACAGTCATACTATACAACAGCAACAAGGAGCAGCAATGTCACTCCTTGACTCTTCTCCTGATCACCAGGGGGCATCCCAGGCTCCCCCAAACTCCCATTTGCTTCAGTCTGTGCTTGCTCACACTCCCAGGAAAGCAATGGAACAGCATCCACTAAGTCAGCATCACCACTTAATTGAGGCTCAGAGACTTGGAGGAATGGGCACACCAGGGGCTGGTGGAGGCGATTCTCAATCTCCAACATCCCAGCTTCAGCTTCAGCTGCAGTCACAGGCTTTGGAAGCTCAATTACATATCCATGTTCGGGGTCAACCCCAGCAGTCTAGCTCCCAGGCAATGGATTCCCGCTCGCAGTCCATTGAATCACAGTTGCTTGATCACTCTCATTCTATTTCTCAGCCACCCAATGGAGAAGGAGCTGAAGACCACCACAGGCATCACCATGGTCGTCATCACCGGCCACCACATGGTCTTCATGGTTTGCATCACCAGCGCTCACCACAGGAAGTAATGCAGGGGGAAGGTATGCGTCCACCTTCACACCAGGACCTGCAGACATTTTTGGGTGAATCCGATCTTAGTCTGTCTGCACATCACAATCCTCACTCCCAGCATCATCATCaacagcaccatcaccaccaccaccttcaGCCCCATCACCACCCACCACAGACTCATCACCACCAAATGGGACCTCAACCTTCAAGTGATGCCGACAGGATGGTTGATAGTTCACAGCAGGTTCCTCAGACTCAAATGGACACTAGTAAAGATCATCAGTTTGATCCTTCCAGTCCCCCAGGTTCCAAGCAGCAAGCACAGCCTCAGCAGCGATTTGTGCCACTCACCTCAATCTGTTTCCCAGATTCACTTTTGCAAGATGAAGACCGttccttctttcctggaatgGAAGACATGTTTTGTGGACCTAGTGATGATTACTCAAAGAGTAGTTGTGCTGGTGGTGGTGCTGGTGGTCCAGTAGGTGACCCTTCAGGTGATGGAGTGACAACGGGAGACAGTGGTGGAGACGTGGATGTTGGAAGACGAGCTGGTCCAGATGGAGTAGTAGACCAGGTGAAGTCTTCGTCTGGTTATGATATGATGTCTCATACTGGTCCAGGTGGATATGGACCACCTTATTGTCAAGCAATGGCTGGTCCAGATTCTGGGAATGGCCATCATCATTCAACAATGCATCTTGATTTGGATTCACTTAAACAACATGAACTGCCCTCTACTGTTAATACAGAACAGCTAGGCCTTATCCAGTCACAGCCTACCAGTTCTTCTGGCCTTGGGATTGGTGGAAGTGGGGCAGAACCCTCTGTAAGCAAGCATATGTCCACCACTCCTGGCCTAACTTCCCCCATTTTCTGCTCATCACGTCCCAAGAAACTCTTGAAAACTAGCTCTTTCCATCTTCTAAAGCGACGGGATCCCCAAAGCCAACCACCCCCCAAGAAGACTTATGCCCAAGAGTATGAGTTTGAGGATGATGAGGATAAAGCTGATGTACCTGCAGATATACGACTGAACAGTAGACGACTGCCAGATTTACTTCCCGATCTGATATCCAGTTGCAGAAAGAGTGGTGGCAGAGGTTCACTAAGCCCAATGATGGGAGATCTAGATTTCTGTAACAGCCAGAACTACCACCACCTACAACCACCTATCACTGATGGCCCAAAGAAAAGGGGCCGTAAGCCTACCAAGCCAAAAAGAGAAGGACCTCCAAGGCCCAGAGGCAGGCCTCGCATTCGTCCTCTCCCTTTAACACCAGTAGGCACGATGGGTGGagttggagaaatcaaaaaaccaaGAGGAAGAGGTCGAGGACGCGGAAAAAAAGAAGAGATTGTCGGTGCAGTAGTATCTGATCAAGCTAAAATGGAGCCTCTCAAGCCACTCAAG ATCAAACTTGCCCTCCCTAAGCCCACCGATGAACAGCATCCGCTAGTTCATTCTGACCCTCTTAGTGGTTCAGACCCTTCTCTGTCTGATAACTCGGCAGCGGCAGCTGCTGCTTTGGGATTAAGCCCTGGCCCAGGTTTGGATCTCAACCGGACTCAGGAGAAGATTAAACTGAAGGTACAGGAGGTAGAGGAGAAGCAACCAGAAATGAAATCGGGGTTCATGGCCTCGTTCCTAGACTTCTTGAAGTCTGGGAAACGGCAGCAGCTTCCATCCTCTGGATCAGCTAGCCCTGGAAAGGGTGGTCGTCCTTCACCATCCGGACAGCAGGCTGGTGGAGCTCCATTTGGCAGCCCGCCAGTACTGAGTGCAGGAGGCCTGGACAGCTCAGAAGGTGACAGTCTAGGTTTGAACTGTCCTAGCCCATGCAAAAGATTGGATGAAGAGCTGAAACGCAATCTGGAAACTCTACCGTCTTTTTCTTCAGATGAAGAGGACTCGGTTAGCAAGAACCAAGATCTTCAGAAGAGCATCTCCTCTGCCATCTCTGCTCTTTATGATCACCCGCAGCTGACCAGTGTGACGGCAACTCCAGCCAGTGCACCAAACCCTCCTACCACCTCTGCATCAACTGACGCAGTATCAGAGCCCAGCAGTGCAGCCAGCAACTCTCCAGAACCGCAAGATAGCCCAGAATCTG ATGCTCCTGAAGAGCCAGCCACCATAACAACAAATGTGTGTTGTGAAAATCGTGATTCTAAAGCCATCCCAGAGGAAACTGTGGAAAATGAGCCCCCAGAGCCAAATAATACCCCCATACCTGAGCAACCACCAGCCCCGTCTCCTCCTCCCCCAGCTTTAGAAGACTCTGAGTCCCCACCTTCTCCTCATGATTCAGTACCAGAGCTTCCTCCTGCAGAAGCTGAGCCCTCACCCCAGACCCCCGAGGAGTCCCCTGACTCAAGGCCCTTACATCTCGCCAAAAAACAGGATACAGCAGCCATATGTGGTGAGTCTGAAGATGAGGAGGCCGAGAGTGGTGGTGAAGGCATCTTCAGAGAAAGGGATGAGTTTGTTGTACGAGTTGAAGATATTCAAACTCTTAAG TTGGCTCTTCAGACAGGTCGGGAGCCACCTCCAATTTGGCGAGTACAGAAAGCTTTGCTACAGAAGTTTACACCGGAGATCAAAGATGGCCAGCGACAGTTTTGTGCCACAAGCAAT TACCTGGGCTATTTTGGTGATGCTAAAAATCGTTATCAGCGCCTTTATGTGAAGTTCCTGGAGAATGTTAACAAGAAGGACTATGTTCGTGTGTGTTCCAGAAAACCATGGCACCGGCCCCTTCAGTCCCTTAG AGAAAAAGAAGCCCCTGTTCCACTGAGTGCAGCGTCATACAGAATAAG GCGGCAAAACCAACCCAAAACACCTGGTCCAAGCAAGACGATGACACCTCCAAAAGTGGAGAgagaagtgaagacagaaagagaggagaaggaaaaggaaaaagaaaaagaacatcctGAAACAGACAGACCAAATCCCAGAGAGCGACTAGAGAGGGATAAAGAGCGTCTTGATAAGAGGGAACGACCTCAGGAAAAAGAAAAGCCTGAGAAAAAGACTTTGGAGAaggctgagaaaaaaattgaaaaaaatgaaaagaaaggagaaaagcCTGAGAAGAAAGGTGGTGAGAGGTCAGAGAAGAAACCCCGAGAAGCCACAGAAAGGGAAAGGCCTGAGCGGGCTGAAAGAAAGCCAGCAGAGAGGCCTGAAAAGAAGCAGACTACCACTGACCGATCTGAGAAAACTGAGAGACAAGTTGGGCTTCGGGCCAAGCAAGCTAAACAGCCTAAAGTGAAGGCTGAGCCTCCacccaaaaaaagaaagaaatggctcAAAGAAGTGCCTTCCTCTTCTGATTCAGAGTCATCTGCAGAACAGCCAAGTGAAGAGGAAG AGCGGCTACCAGCTGGCAGAGGACTGAACACAAGAGCCATGAAGGAAATGTTCCGAAGCTATGTAGAGATGCTAGTTAGTACAGCACTAGATCCTGACATGATTCAAGCCTTAGAAGATACTAATG